In Schizosaccharomyces osmophilus chromosome 1, complete sequence, the genomic window ggtttgtttactaatgtGCTGTCTGTCAAAGATCGTTATATAAACCACGCTGTGTTAATACCAACTGTATTTGTCAAATAGGACACTCTAACGTATCATATGTTTCCAAGTGTAGCTTGTTTACGATGCTTATACTCATTGTTACCACCACAACTTCATAATCAAAATTACTGTGATACGGACGTACGAAGACAATTGTTTGATTTTATATCATCCGTAgtcttcttcattcttttaaaattgctttttcttccattatTTTAGaggaaagcttttcaagtttgTCACATCGCgctattttccttttccgACAATAAATTGCCGTATTGTTGTCGTAAGAATCTCTGTTGGAAGTAGATACGTATGTGTTTTCgagcttttgaaattcgGCTTAGAAAAACCATAGTTTTATGGCGAATTGAACGCTCGCGTTTTGTTCCTTAAATTCCTACAGCTCCAACCTGGTAAAATAGTTAGACAACTACCAGCatcatcattttttgtGCTTAACGAGCATCTTTGCTCAAGCATCAGCGATTTATGAATTAATCGCTAGAGCCGGACAGAGACAAACGGTGTTATGAGTATTCACACTTCCTCATTGCAAAATGATGAACGAGACATAAATGTATCGTCTCCCATAGAAaggaaatcttttttttctgcttcaCATCTCCCATTTCATCAGCTTCAACGCGCTTCTGTCCGGTATCACAACGGTAATTACGTTCCTAAAACACCTTCCATTCCGAAACACCAGCGTCTTTATGTAAACGTCGATCCTACAAACCAGCTTGAGCCTCTTGCTGCTGCAAAAGCCAGCGTTTCCTCGTCCAGCGAGCACTTGAAGATCATAAACGGACGAAAAGATCAATTTGGTGTAACAGATGTCGATCGTTACAGCAAGAATCATAACGCTTTTTTGGGATCTTCCTCCAAAACGTCAGGGTTTGCATCCAACGCTGCAGCAGTAGCTGCCTCAAATTTATCATCTTCACAATCCCCAACTACACCAAAATCTAGCACTGGAACGCGTTTTGaagccttttctttaaattcgAAACAGCTTCCCAAGAAAATTTCCACATCCGGTTCTGAAGTCAATGACCCGCTCGTCGTCAACGCCAAGAAAGCCCCCGTTTCTGTACCATCTACCAGTCGAAAGCCCGTtcgaataaaaaatcaacaaagTACCGTAGGATCTACCAACAGCAATTCTACTCCTTATTTGGAAATTCAGAAACCGATTTCGAAAAACGAAGATTATACTAGGAAAACGAGGTCTTCTTATTTGACGCACAAGTCACTGGATCATACCTATAAGGCATCAAAATCTGCGTATAAGTATCCAAATTCAAACTTTGGTAGAAATTCGGAAGTGTCTGATGGTAATCAAAGTCCCCTTGAAACAGGGAATGCTCTTTGCCAATCAAACGCTGCTGTAGGAAGCAAGGAAGACGACTCcatttcaaattcttcttttgtcaAAAAAGCAGCAAAATTCAGTTTAAAGTCCTCGTACTCCGAAGGTAATGATGATGTGAAAATACCAAAAGACGAACAAAGTCTGCTAGCTCCAAAGAATTCTCAGCGTTCACCGCATGCAAGTTTAGGTGGAAATTTTTTGCCTGCTGCAACCACCACTTTACAAAAACAGGCTTCTAATGATCGAATTAGTGATGAAAGTAATACCTCTTCTGTACGAGCACCAGTTCGAAACGCTGCTGTGATCGCATGTAATTTATCTCATAatctaaaaaaagacaCAGGAAATACTTCTCAACACAGCACTTTGCCgtcaaagaattttaaaCCAAAACCGAAGGAAATAGAAATATCTCATTCTATTCCATATGCCGCTTCTACTAaaactttgctttcatcTTCAGAGAAAAAAGTACAACCTCAGAGCAGTAACCTCATACCTAATGCGATACCTTTAGCTGCCGCCCGAAAAATTGCAATATCCGCTAAACATAGCTTGCAAAGACTGAAGGATTCTCATTTTAATCACAGCAGTGCTTTACTTTTCGCATTTCATGCGGCTACTCAAGTTTCTGGTGCCAAAAGTGAAGCAGCTTTTGATAATAATCCCCCATACCGCGATCCTCCTAATGTTATTTCATCAGCTCATATTGCTGCTAATCAAGCaacaaacgaaaagaaggaCATTCCTTTACGGTTATCTATATCAAGCGACCCTTTAGGTGCGATTCCTATAGctattgaaaacaaaaacagcGCCGCGCTTCTCAATCCATCAAAACCTTACCGTTCTTCTCTTGGTTATTCAAGCCCATTGTTCAGTCGCCAAAATTCACCTAGCGAGGACGTCTTTTATGATGCTGTTGATGATGAACATACGTTGGATCCTCCTCCCGCTATTTCAGAAGTATTATGTGATTTACCTCATAATACCGAGGAGCTTACAAAAACGCCTATGAATGGTGAAGTCGATAAATTAGGCAACTACACGGATACGGAGAGTTCTGAGGACAGACCATCAGTTGCTACAGAAAATCCTATATCTAGTTTTAAGAATTCAATCTTAAATTTCTCAAACGATACCGCTAAAGCATTGAAATGGCGATTATCAGGTGTATTGCAACCCGAGAAAACGATTGGAccaaatttgttttatttacatcGTGACGCTTTAGATTCTTCATCGGCTGTTCACGCAGCAGCTATTGCAGATAGATCATTTCCCGTTGTTCAGGAGAAACCACCACCTTTAAAAACGAAAGCACTGAAAAAACCGTCACCGCATACGTTAAGGAGACCAACtaaaaagaagtattttTTCTCAAAACGAAGCAACGGTAGATTTAAAAATGCTAGGGTATCCCGGATTTCCAAGAATGTTGATATTCCTCGTTTCGTGATTGATGAAAACAGACGAAAATTGTACGAAGGCTTGTGGGCAGCAAATAAAGGGTATCTTTTACGCGACAGTGATGTAGTCTATCCGGAAAACTATGTTTGCGACATAGTAGTCCGCGAGCTATGGTCAAGATGTGGTGCTCCTACAAGTGTTCTATCAGTTATTTATAATCTTGTGGATCGAAGCCATTTTCACATGTTAAACCGAGAAGAGTTTATAGTTGGTCTGTTTTTGATAGATCAGTATCTTACCGGCAGAAAACTGCCATTAAAAGTACCTGATTCTGTTTGGATTAGCAGTAAAAGGATGGGAGAGATGCTTTGGCGTCTCGAACAGCTGCAAATGAAAacgagaaagaaaaagaatcgtTTTAAGAGAAAAGTATATAAAGGCCTCAAATGGGAATTCGGTTCGGATCAAGAGGACAAGGGCGAGGAAGAAACAGCTACAGGATAAACATCTACACAATTTGATGATTGTTTATGTAAGAATTGACATAGGGATTTCTAAAAATTTTTCGTCCTTTCTATACTACCTATGCTTTTCACGTTacatgttctttttctctttctttttaagaaaatatgGATTGGTGGGCTGTCGGTTGTCTATAAAAACTAGCATCCGAatgattttattaaatacaaaaatgaGCCAGTcggtaaaaaaaatgctaATTTATGTCTTTATGAGTATTTATCATTATTAGTTTTaggaaaaatattttctttcttttgtttctatttattaatatatttaatggattttgatttttcttttcaagcACTTTCGCTATTGGGTTTTCCAGTCGACAACTTTCCTACATCTATGGCAATGAAATTTCTTAGAATAGTGTACtacaaaaattcattttctatttatttaaatgTTAAAGAGTTACTTGGTTAAAACACATTACTTTATTCACCGACATTCCTAATTTGTTTGACCTCCGTTCTTTGTATCGTTGCTTGCCAAAACTATAGCAATAATCATTTCGACATATACTTTAAAAGTTGGGCTACTACTTTTACAAAGATGTTCCTAACTCCCTTATattaatagaaaagaatatgaCAGATGATGAATTTCTAATGTCGCTTGAGAAATATTACAATGAGTTAAACCAGCTTTCATCTGATCTTGATATCCCCTTCAATTTGACAATTTTCAGAGGTCTTATCCTCAATAAAATATCAGAACATTCTTTAGGTCTGAAGAAAGAACTGCAGGATATAAAGACAAAATGTGACAAACTCTCCTATCATCTTTGTGAACTTTGCAGGTCTTTAGGAGGAACACAGCATTTTCAAAACGAATTACCCTCAGAAAAATACTACCAGCATTTACTTTCGTTGCATGGGGAGattcaaaaggaatatgACTCTAGGCTTCAGCTAGTAACGGGTATGAGTCTTTGGTAACTTCAATTACTTTAATAAGGTAAAGTTCTTCTTGCTAactaaaatagaaataaaaaacaaagtatcGTATCATTTGTCTTCTCTTGGTGAAAATTCTGAAGGATTGTTTTTGGAtaattcctcttttgtagATGTTTCAGACTCACAGATTGAACACTTGAGGCGTCTGCAAGAAAAAGTGGGAAAGAAATACCAGTCAAGAAAAGAGATGTTGTTAAGCAAGAAAAGCGAGATTCTACCTTTGGAAAAGCATATATCGACGAAAATCAAGATAGACACCAACAATTTATCGACAgattatttgaaaagaatcaacGAGTACAAGGGGAGATTGGACTACTTGGCtcaaaagagagaaaataCTTCAAGTCGATTAAGTGTTCGCTCCGATTCGAGGATTAGTGTAAAATCTCCGAGTTCTAATACAAACTCGCCTAGACTAGCTAGCGGAAAGGtaagttttattttgtttacaaattcCCAGTTAACTGtttagaaaacaaaagagcCTTCAAGTCCTTCTTTGACTGTGAAGTACCGTACAGAATATGAATCTTTATTGAAGCGCTATCTGCATCTTGCGAAATCGCTGtttattccaaaaaaagatttattatttaatgaaactgaagaaaaccaaaagaaggatgaCATTCtggaaattttgaataaacTCAAGCAGGAAATTCACAATTTGGAAGTAGAAACCCATCTTCGAGGCGAAATTAATCCAATGATTCGAAAGTATCTAGCATTGGAGGCTAGATTATTGAAAGAATCGCAGACTGTTAAAGGTTCATCAACCCCAACTTCAAAACCTTTTACTTTAAAAAGGctgaaaaaggattttcaGCTTACGCGTGCAAATTTGATCTATTCATTAAGGAAttgggaagaagaaaatgaaagaaaaataacagTTTTCGGGAAACCATTGTCGGATAGATTACAGTTTTATTCATTCCCTTTGCAACGTTCTTCTAGTAAAAGACAGAATGTTCCAAATTGTGACCAAGATTCGTCCTCTCCTCAAACCAATGGGTCTCATCAGGAAATGACAACGGATGCTGTTTATCAAAATGATATTAGAAGCTCATTACATATTAACAATAATGCGTCCAGTCCAAAAATTGGTTCCGTTCAAAGGTTTACATATCCTTCTTCCCTAGAAAAAGTTCAGCGAAACAATACGCCATTAAAATCACCCAAGAAAGCTGATTCGTCTGAACAAATTGACGAGAACGACTTGGATGCCGGAAGTCTCCAAAGCCAGGTTGAAGCTCAATATAACCACTTCATGTCAGCCAACAATATAAGTGAGCCAGCCTCTATGACATCGCCCTCTGGATCACTCCGAGAAATGATTCAACCATATATCCCTCCAAAAGGAAGTCTCACCGGCTCCAGTACTCCAGAGAATCACCTTTTAATGCCATCCACCAAGAACACCGACATCAACTCCTACCTTGGAAAGATGAGTAGTCATGAAGAAGATCGTCTCTGCAAACGGCTagattcattttcattctcAAAAGAcataatttcaaaaaaactGAGAAACAACATTCATGGATTGCACTTTTCCACCCCGACTAAAGATGATACAAAGGACCTTACAAGTAGAGAAGACTGAGCAGtcttaattttatttttttgtttaatatCGGTGTATCCTGTATGCCGAACCTTTAAATGATTGATGCTTCCATAACGATTTCTGTCGTTTTTTCATCCCTTCTCTTTACCTTTACAGACAACATTCagaaattcttcaaacaaTTAATTTAAAATCATAATATTTTACAATAAAATACGCGCTTTTTTCATATATGTCTGCATCGAATTAGTCGTATAGATTTTTAGTAGCAACTTTTGCCTCCTGTCTTTAACCATCTTACCACCACCAAAGGAATCAAATGggaaaaattcataaaaagtcGGCGAAGGGTATAAATTATAATAGTTTTCTTATTCTAACATATTATAGGACGTTTGGATAAGTGGTATAAGCTTGCCAAAGGTAAGAATTGCAAGGAATCGGTGTTGAACCTTCGGAAGGATTCAGTACCGTTTCAAGATTACAATAGTTTGTTGATTATTAACAATAATTAGAACAGGGGTACCGCTCTCGTGCTGCGTTCAAGTTAGTCCAATTGAACCAGAAGTTTAGCTTCTTAGAAAAGGCTAAAGTGGTCATTGACCTTTGCGCTGCTCCTGGTGGTTGGCTACAAGTAGCTTCTAGAGCATGCAAGCCTGGTTCTTTACTTGTCGGTGTTGACTTGGCTCCTATCAGAGCTATTCCAAATTGCCAAACGTTCGTAGAAGACATTACTTCTGATAAATGTCGCTCACAATTACGAGGTGTTTTAAAGACATGGAAGGCGGATGTGGTTCTTCACGACGGTGCTCCAAATGTTGGTGCTGCATGGTTACAAGATGCTTATGGTCAAGCAGAGTTGGTATTGATGTCCATGAAGCTTGCCTGCGAATTTTTGGTCCCCGGTGGTACATTCGTCACTAAGGTTTTCCGTTCCCGTGACTACAACAATCTTTTATGGGTATTTAAGCAACTTTTCAACAAAGTTGATGCTACAAAACCCCCTTCTTCACGTAATGTGTCTGCAGAAATTTTCGTTGTTTGCAGAGGTTATAAGGCTCCGCAAAAGTTGGATCCCCGTTTTACTGATCCACGTGCTGTGTTCGAGGAAGTTGCAGAGCCAACTCCAAACGTAGAGGCGAAGGTCTTCGAAcctgaaaagaaaaaaaggaatcgtGAGGGTTATGCCGATAATGACTATACTCTTCACAAAACTGTACCAGCATCAGATTTCGTGTCAGGAAATGATCCAATTCAGGTCTTGGGTACTTCTGCGGAAATTGTCTTTCcggaagaagatgaagattctCAACGCTTAAAAAATCTGGAAATAACGGATGAAGATGTGTTGATTTACTGCTCTGATTTACAAGTTTTAGGCAAGAAAGACTTCCGTGATCTACTAAAATGGCGACTTAGAGCTCGCAGCGAGTTGGGTCTAGGCAAGCGCCCcgaaaacgaagaaaagacTGTTGTAGAAGAGATTCCCCAAGTTGACGAAGAAACGCAAATGGATCAGGAATTACAACATTTGAATGAAGCTGAACGCATTAAAGTTAAGCGCGAGCGACGTAGGGCTAATAAGcataaacaaagagaaatcATCAGAATGCAGATGGGGATGGAGGCCCCTATGGAAATTGGTATGGAGCAAAGTGAAATGGGAGAAGACAGCATGTTCGGATTGTCTACAGCAGAAAAACACGGCCTTGGTAAACTAACTGATGCTTCCGCTCCGGAAATTCCTGCTacggaagaagaagatgagaCTTTAGGGGAgagtgaagaagaatacGATAGCGAGGATGAGCAGGAACGCCTCGAAGCTGAGTTGGACTCTATGTATTCTCAGTACACCGTAAGGAAAGCAGAATCAGACGTTAATTATAAAGTTAAACGATCCAGAGGTGATGCTAATGATGAGGAGTGGGAAGGAATCCAGCAACCGACTAGTGACAGTGAAGAAGACGAATCGAAAACTGCTTCAGAAGAAGGAGGCGAGCGTCTTCTTACTTCTCTTGACAAAAATGATTCGGGTAAAAATGGTTTGAGTAAGAAAgcttctcttttctttgatcAAGATATTTTCGATGGTATCGGTGACGATGGCGATGCTGATAAGGAAATTGTCACCATGAATGCTGCTgctaaagaagaaagattaGCTCCAACggaaaatgaagatgaaagctttgatgaagaaaaaaggactCGAAAGGATGATATTGAAATGGTTCCTTCTATTTCTGCCGAAGAAAAGGAGGACGATTGGGATTCAGATTCTGACAATGAAGGCGAAAACGTTGACATTGTAACAGCGGAAGCAATGACTTTAGCACAAGAAATTGCTTCTCGCAGAAAGACGAAATCAGATCTCATCGATGATGGATACAACCGTTGGTCATTCCAGCCTAAGGATGGTCTTCCAGATTGGTttattgatgaagaaaatcacCACAACAAGCCAAATAAACCTATTACTAAAGACGCTGTTCTGGCTTTGCGCGAGAAGATGAAGACTATTAATGCTCGTCCCATCAAAAAGATTCTTGAAGCACAAGGTCGTAAAAAGATGCGTACTGTCAGACGTATGCAGAATGTTTCTAAGAAGGCTGAGGGTATTACTGAGAGTGGTGAAATGACTGAGGGTGAAAAATCTAAGGAGATTTCCCGCCTCATGAGCCGTGCAATGAAATCGAAGCCCAAACAAAAACCGGCACTCGTTGTTGCTAAAGGTGCTAACAGAGGTATCCAATCTCGTCCAAAGGGTGTCAAAGgtaaatataaaatggTGGATTCTCGTATGAAGAAGGATCTTCGTGCGCAAAAGCGTCTTGATAAGAAAAAACGTAAATAAACGGTTTAGTTAGAGAATATGCTTTAGGTTTTTTAAAGGTATAGGTTTGATATAATTTTGGGTAATAGAACTATGGTTATATATGTTTCGCTTGAAGTTTTAAAGTCTTGTTAAAGCTTTTTGCTTCACGAATTcttgatttatttatatatatatgtagCGTTATGTAGGTAAAGGGCTATAAGCGATTCCGATAATGCAAGCATGCATACGTGTGTCATTTCCTGTAACGTTAATGCAAAGCAGGAGCTGCTTcaattccaattttttttcggaCCTCATTAATGTCTTGGGTGAGTTCTTTCTCCCAATAGACATTTATTAATGTTTTAGCGACAAGCCCATTACGGACAGCCCATGGAATGTAATTTTTACGAAATGCAGCTGCCTGGCTATAATTTAACCGAAGAGGACCAAACAAAGCAGATAAAGCACCGACAGGTAAGCCCATGTTAACAAATTCGAGCCTAGACTAGTTAGATTTACTCatgataaaaaagaagcatatcCGTTTAAGACTGTACGCTTACCATTTTATAGCGAGTTCTCCTTCAATGTTTGTAGGCATATGGCAAAGTGCATGATAGAAGTCATGGCACTCACGGTATCTTTGCATAACGTATGCTTCTTCTGGATCATCTACATATCGTGTGGGGGAACGAGTGTCAGGGCTTACATGTTCTCTGTCAATCCAGTCAACGTATATACGTCCTAATGTGTTTAATGGAAGTGTCCTTAAAAATGGAAGATTTAAGGACTTTGAACTTATACGAGGTTTTTCCATTAAAATATGGCGGCCTGTTTCATCAGCAAGCATTTGATTCAGCAAACGTCGTAAGAAAAATGGCTGACCAGATGAGTCTCCTAATATGGAAATCATGTCTACAGCGTTTCATTAGCATCGATCCAATATTTTAAGACATTTTGGATAGTGGATTGTTCTCTTTTGAGCGAAATGCATCAATTTTCAAGCATATAACTCAGAAGAGTCAAGCTTATTGTAGCCTTACCTCCTCGCCAGGGTGCCTTCAACCCCATTATTGCAGAACCAGCAACAAGAAAGATTCTTTGTAAAGGAGACAATGGAACATGACCGGGGtaatttggtttcctttCTAGCAAAAACTATGTGAATATTGACATCCTTTTGTCAAACAGCTTAGAATTGGCATACCTGCCGATGTAAACAGTGAACGACTGTAAGGCCGTGTTACGGCAATATTCAAACgtttaaaatatatactCATGATTCTCTAAAACAGAATATCAAAATTTAAGATGCTTGAGcgtcaaagaaaataaatgcCATTTAAAGAGGATAAGTACAAAGCACATGATCTAACTGACCTTTCATGTATACGGGGGTTCCGCGGAAAATATCGGCAAGGCCGCCTGAGTAATTAGATTATGGTCGAAGAATAGCTCAAAATTAAAGTACATGGAAGTAAGAatgtaaaaagaagaagatcattttttgaataatcgATCTTGAAGCTCTAGCTGAGACAAAAATGAGGTGGCTTCCCTATAATATGGTTTCGTATGCTCAGAAGCATGAACGGTAGATGCTGGATGCTTTACAGTTGCCTGTACAATCGATTCTAAGAGCGAATTTTCcgattttttgaaaaacattgGGTCCTAAAAAACGTTAGTGCATAGATTCGCGTATGGGAATGAAGCGTACGTACCTCTATGATTGACGGACTGGATATGGTTTCGGACcattttttcgtttttagAAATTCTGTAACCTTCTTTTCTGCAGGGGAATGAAAATACGTGATGGGTAAGGAATAATAGGCGTCGGCATGGGCACCGGCGTCGACGACTTTGGAGGAAGGTAGATTTTCGTAGAGAAACGTGTCTTTGCTTTTAGAAGAATATTTATATCTGTTCATATTTTCTGGATGAGTGCGAAAAGCACCAATGTCGACGTAATGTGATTCCAAAGAACGTTTGGGATCAATGACTATAGCAACAAATGGATCTTGAAAACGCtggttttgcttttgtgTTTCAACGTCAACACCGGAAAGCCAGCAACCATAATTTGGATGAGAATGGTACCAACCGATTACATTTTCATAGCGATGCACAGATTTACACAATGTTTGGTATTGAACACTATATTCATCGGCTTCTTCATGGGCATTTACACGAGTCTCCGTCCCTTTAACTGGAAGAGCAAATGCGTCTAAGACGATTAACTTGTTGTCTTTTACCTTGCCTTGCACATAGCCCATAACCTCTAATGGCATCCCTTGCGACACATGTCGCagcatttttaaaagagcAACAGCATCGATATGTACggatttgaaataaaatggaCTAGGATAGGTTAGTTGAATCTTTCAGGTGCATGGTTACGACTGCACGTTTGTGCAACATTGGTTTATCGTACTCGTGTTTCCATGGTGCTTCGCgcaaaacttttctttctttttcttcatcaaattgATAAATGTCCATAAAAGAAGTGTCGTCCATTGCTAGTTTTGGAGCTTTGAGGGAAATTATAATTTGTAGGTTTCACTAGTTTGAGTAGTTGTCTATAGGGACAAATAATTCGTTAAATGAGTAAGCTTTTGCTAGAagaaattttatttcatgaagaaagtaaataatttaaagCAACAAATGCAATGctacagaagaaaaacgacTGAGATTGTGTTGAAAAATGGGTTTATAAGGATGGATGGTTTATGAACCCTTGGGTTACATTCCTTGTTTCACAGGAACGCAGATAAATTACAGCGAAAGAGAGTTTCAAGATTGTTAAAAGAGTTTAAGATTGCTTATAAGGATTGAAAGTAGCCATttacaagaagaaagcatCCCATCATAATCAAGATTTTAAGAGTGTTTCGActgaaagaagaaaacaacatcaaaacaaatgatCCCAATCATACTTAGAGTCAactttcaagaaaaagctctttcagaaaacgaagaaaactGATCAAGTTTGCCGGGAGATGAAAAGTTTAGAAATGATCACTCTTACTTTTCTGAGGTCTCTTTCTAGGAACTATCGAAATGTCATAAAAACCAGTTTAAACTAATTTTTACTAGTATTGTTCATTATGCAAAATTAATATGCGCTAAGCCCAACAGGATGGATAAGGAAGTAATAAAGGattattgaagaaaacgtAGAAG contains:
- a CDS encoding ENTH/VHS domain-containing protein, with product MSIHTSSLQNDERDINVSSPIERKSFFSASHLPFHQLQRASVRYHNGNYVPKTPSIPKHQRLYVNVDPTNQLEPLAAAKASVSSSSEHLKIINGRKDQFGVTDVDRYSKNHNAFLGSSSKTSGFASNAAAVAASNLSSSQSPTTPKSSTGTRFEAFSLNSKQLPKKISTSGSEVNDPLVVNAKKAPVSVPSTSRKPVRIKNQQSTVGSTNSNSTPYLEIQKPISKNEDYTRKTRSSYLTHKSLDHTYKASKSAYKYPNSNFGRNSEVSDGNQSPLETGNALCQSNAAVGSKEDDSISNSSFVKKAAKFSLKSSYSEGNDDVKIPKDEQSLLAPKNSQRSPHASLGGNFLPAATTTLQKQASNDRISDESNTSSVRAPVRNAAVIACNLSHNLKKDTGNTSQHSTLPSKNFKPKPKEIEISHSIPYAASTKTLLSSSEKKVQPQSSNLIPNAIPLAAARKIAISAKHSLQRLKDSHFNHSSALLFAFHAATQVSGAKSEAAFDNNPPYRDPPNVISSAHIAANQATNEKKDIPLRLSISSDPLGAIPIAIENKNSAALLNPSKPYRSSLGYSSPLFSRQNSPSEDVFYDAVDDEHTLDPPPAISEVLCDLPHNTEELTKTPMNGEVDKLGNYTDTESSEDRPSVATENPISSFKNSILNFSNDTAKALKWRLSGVLQPEKTIGPNLFYLHRDALDSSSAVHAAAIADRSFPVVQEKPPPLKTKALKKPSPHTLRRPTKKKYFFSKRSNGRFKNARVSRISKNVDIPRFVIDENRRKLYEGLWAANKGYLLRDSDVVYPENYVCDIVVRELWSRCGAPTSVLSVIYNLVDRSHFHMLNREEFIVGLFLIDQYLTGRKLPLKVPDSVWISSKRMGEMLWRLEQLQMKTRKKKNRFKRKVYKGLKWEFGSDQEDKGEEETATG
- the mcp1 gene encoding microtubule binding protein Mcp1, producing MTDDEFLMSLEKYYNELNQLSSDLDIPFNLTIFRGLILNKISEHSLGLKKELQDIKTKCDKLSYHLCELCRSLGGTQHFQNELPSEKYYQHLLSLHGEIQKEYDSRLQLVTEIKNKVSYHLSSLGENSEGLFLDNSSFVDVSDSQIEHLRRLQEKVGKKYQSRKEMLLSKKSEILPLEKHISTKIKIDTNNLSTDYLKRINEYKGRLDYLAQKRENTSSRLSVRSDSRISVKSPSSNTNSPRLASGKKTKEPSSPSLTVKYRTEYESLLKRYLHLAKSLFIPKKDLLFNETEENQKKDDILEILNKLKQEIHNLEVETHLRGEINPMIRKYLALEARLLKESQTVKGSSTPTSKPFTLKRLKKDFQLTRANLIYSLRNWEEENERKITVFGKPLSDRLQFYSFPLQRSSSKRQNVPNCDQDSSSPQTNGSHQEMTTDAVYQNDIRSSLHINNNASSPKIGSVQRFTYPSSLEKVQRNNTPLKSPKKADSSEQIDENDLDAGSLQSQVEAQYNHFMSANNISEPASMTSPSGSLREMIQPYIPPKGSLTGSSTPENHLLMPSTKNTDINSYLGKMSSHEEDRLCKRLDSFSFSKDIISKKLRNNIHGLHFSTPTKDDTKDLTSRED
- the spb1 gene encoding rRNA methyltransferase Spb1, whose amino-acid sequence is MGKIHKKSAKGRLDKWYKLAKEQGYRSRAAFKLVQLNQKFSFLEKAKVVIDLCAAPGGWLQVASRACKPGSLLVGVDLAPIRAIPNCQTFVEDITSDKCRSQLRGVLKTWKADVVLHDGAPNVGAAWLQDAYGQAELVLMSMKLACEFLVPGGTFVTKVFRSRDYNNLLWVFKQLFNKVDATKPPSSRNVSAEIFVVCRGYKAPQKLDPRFTDPRAVFEEVAEPTPNVEAKVFEPEKKKRNREGYADNDYTLHKTVPASDFVSGNDPIQVLGTSAEIVFPEEDEDSQRLKNLEITDEDVLIYCSDLQVLGKKDFRDLLKWRLRARSELGLGKRPENEEKTVVEEIPQVDEETQMDQELQHLNEAERIKVKRERRRANKHKQREIIRMQMGMEAPMEIGMEQSEMGEDSMFGLSTAEKHGLGKLTDASAPEIPATEEEDETLGESEEEYDSEDEQERLEAELDSMYSQYTVRKAESDVNYKVKRSRGDANDEEWEGIQQPTSDSEEDESKTASEEGGERLLTSLDKNDSGKNGLSKKASLFFDQDIFDGIGDDGDADKEIVTMNAAAKEERLAPTENEDESFDEEKRTRKDDIEMVPSISAEEKEDDWDSDSDNEGENVDIVTAEAMTLAQEIASRRKTKSDLIDDGYNRWSFQPKDGLPDWFIDEENHHNKPNKPITKDAVLALREKMKTINARPIKKILEAQGRKKMRTVRRMQNVSKKAEGITESGEMTEGEKSKEISRLMSRAMKSKPKQKPALVVAKGANRGIQSRPKGVKGKYKMVDSRMKKDLRAQKRLDKKKRK
- the coq4 gene encoding ubiquinone biosynthesis protein Coq4; translated protein: MSIYFKRLNIAVTRPYSRSLFTSAERKPNYPGHVPLSPLQRIFLVAGSAIMGLKAPWRGDMISILGDSSGQPFFLRRLLNQMLADETGRHILMEKPRISSKSLNLPFLRTLPLNTLGRIYVDWIDREHVSPDTRSPTRYVDDPEEAYVMQRYRECHDFYHALCHMPTNIEGELAIKWLEFVNMGLPVGALSALFGPLRLNYSQAAAFRKNYIPWAVRNGLVAKTLINVYWEKELTQDINEVRKKIGIEAAPALH
- the csn5 gene encoding COP9/signalosome complex protease subunit Csn5 produces the protein MDDTSFMDIYQFDEEKERKVLREAPWKHDPFYFKSVHIDAVALLKMLRHVSQGMPLEVMGYVQGKVKDNKLIVLDAFALPVKGTETRVNAHEEADEYSVQYQTLCKSVHRYENVIGWYHSHPNYGCWLSGVDVETQKQNQRFQDPFVAIVIDPKRSLESHYVDIGAFRTHPENMNRYKYSSKSKDTFLYENLPSSKVVDAGAHADAYYSLPITYFHSPAEKKVTEFLKTKKWSETISSPSIIEDPMFFKKSENSLLESIVQATVKHPASTVHASEHTKPYYREATSFLSQLELQDRLFKK